One Ostrea edulis chromosome 6, xbOstEdul1.1, whole genome shotgun sequence genomic window, TAGCTTATAATTTAACTGTTCATAACtcgctgcaataatgtagcgaTGTCCGTCAGATGAAACGTTAAACGGTGTCCcatgtcaaggatcacaacacccttggcacgcaaaagatcgtttccctgattttcgaaaaagggtaggctcactgggggccgtcagggaaactcaatcacccacaaccaaacatatttgaATTAGTTAACCACCTTAAAATGGCTGAAATGTTGccaaacggcgtaaaaccatcATTAATTAATCAATCTATAATGTAGCCGTCTTTGACTTTTTGTGGGAGGGAGGGGCTAGAGCTCTATTGGTGCTCGTGTTACATGACACGTGACACAGCTATTCAGTATGTCGCCAAAGGTTACGTCTTTGGTTAAAAGaaaaaatctaaaacaaaacatttctgggttttgtgtgtgtgtgtgtgtatttgctTTCTAAGTTGATTTCATTAACATATGTCGAAATATTGAATGATTTTCCTTTACGTTTTAGAAATCTTGGTGTTCTCTCCTCTGCATGTGGTTTCCTGGCCATGACAAGCATGTTGACAAACACCGATGTGTAGGTAGCCGGGTATtatgtttacaaaattcaaAGTATATCCTGTGCAAGGATATTTCTAATTGACTTAactaacaaaattaacaatttcaATCAATAAAAATTCGTGTCTATTCCCCTATAAAAGCCGGCCAAGATCACCCATCTCTATGAAGACGTCTGAGGTCACCCCATTCCCACGGAGCAATTTCACACTCCCAGTGTTACATGTAGAGGTGTAGTCATTTCTGATTTTAAAACTTCCAGAAACAGTTTGGATAATGTGAATCATCTCCGTGGAAAATCTAATTTCGTTCCCTGATTTTCGACATTTTAGGGTGTTTTGAATGCctaaaaacaatttaaaactggGACAAACACCAGTATAGATATTACCCGCAGACTTCTAGGTATGAAACGTCCGACATTTAGATAAAAATCAATGCTCACTTTATGAATTTGAGAGGAAACCCTTATCGAAAAAACAGTaatattttcctatttttttCTGAACTTCACCTCTTTTTTTTATACACCATGAAGGACACAAGTATGGAAATGTACAGCAAAAGGAAGGGTAGGGGTGGGTGGGAATCGTTCCATGCACGGATCTGTActttttaaatacttttaaTTGCGAaacgtgttttttttaaatcgttattattatcataaaagGAGTTGTATTGAATGGACAGTGATGTTTGGTTTGCGCAATGACCTTGTCTATCCgcctattttttttatcatctgTTAAGGATGATCTTTAATTCAAACCAAAAGCCTTCCATTCACTTTTAACATTAGAATCGACTCTACTACCCActcatgcatgtacatgtatgtgacgaTATATTGTTCAGTGATAATAAATTCTTTGATGGAGCATTCAAGTGCGTTACAAATTCATGATTTCCAAACAAAAGAAAGTGCAGTCatgtaatttttaattcaataagGAGTCCTAAAATGCATATACCAGCtgtgcacatgtatatataattgattAATCATTAAAACgtattttaaaaacatggacAAAAAACTCCATTGAATGTCAAAACATAACAAGCCACTGGTTGATAGTCTATTATCTAAAGTCCCGTCTGAGGTGAGAtcagtgcctaggaggagtaaacatcccctgttgaccaaaCACATCCGCCTTgaaccctctatcttgatcaggtaaacgaagtaatcagtagtcaaaatcagtttgtaaacaataacttaatacttggtatgaaacatgcaaGACAGCACTCAACccaacgacaggttgtatttgcaaataagatgaTGATTACAACGAACACATGATTTGCGTAacgctgacttcaaacgagacgaTTGAAACTCGTGTGACATTACCCATCCGCTAGTACACTACGCAGAACATGCCCTcacgtatcaaatcagttgaaagaCGTAAACACAAAGAGTAGGTGATGCtcgaatattgttacataaatatagaaaatgtgAAACAGATATGGGCGACtttatggtgtcttttatttcgatctcactgggatatatcgaatcaacatatgaatgaaaaatacactcctataatcaatatatctaaatgtttagATTCTTtctataagaatataaaaccaAATAGGGaccacaattcgtgcccataggaattccaaaAGATCACTtcgatattgtcaatgaggaactccaacatctttttaatatcatctTCAGAGTACGTAGAATTAGAGTGGTGTGTAACAAATCAATTTtggaatgactgatcactagacatGGATACTTCTTTGTcccattttcattgaaaaagcAGTACATGTAACTGTTGTCTGTGATGTCAAGTCTTTAACATATCGTAAGGAATGGTAGTATATAAAGTGTTGAAACGTCAGtcgttttgatgctgttgatatGGGAAAGGTTTCTTTGATTTTCGTACACCACTTCTCGCATAAGTTGCGGTACATTATGTCTGAAGTTTCTTCGTCAATGCAGTTAATATTTCTGTGAGGAACAACGATGGGGGAGGGGGGACTGGATACAGcaattactggatccagcaatgtatcgcTGTAAGTTTTTCTATAACATATAGGTACGGTAAATAAGATAGAATGTCTATCTTGTATAATCCTCTTGATTTTACGTTAAATGACTGCATCTGATTTCCAGTCTCCATGACCGTGTAGCTTGTGACAGCATAGCGAGAATTTCATTGTCATCGAAAGCACGATTTTGACTTGCCTACTCCGTGACGTGATTGTGTGTCACGATCTTACATGTATCACGAAAATCAAGGCTATGGAGCAACTAactacagtgctccctcgatataatgccccccccccccccttataatGCCACCCTcgcttattgcctgaaaatcctaAAGAACCGATTGTATATACTGGTTGATAAAAACAGACATGGTTTATTATTGAGGAACTGACAGTGCTGGATAAAAAGGAAGGCTTGAAGGCCACGCAATGTGTTTGGGTCGTTTTACAAGTCATTTGAGTATCATTCACACATGACCTAACACAAACTATGACGTTTACATGACTCTCAGGGTCGTAGTAAAGGCGACTTTAAGATATCATCTGAAAGACAGAACTTTCACTTCAAAATAttatgccgaacgtttggcgggAGAACAGTCACAACCTATAGGCCTAGTTATCGGTTTGACAAAGCTAATAGTGTTTGGTCCCGGGACATGTACGGAGAGTATTAGCAATAATATATTAGTTTTATTTAGGTACACTGCATTTGCCCCATAGTTGttggttttcaaaatttattgagGTCTTGAAAacagagatatacatgtaacaataacCTTGAATCCAAAAGTGTATCACAGAAAGCACAAAAGTTATATCTTTACAGTTTTGTAGAATCCCcctgaaaaacaaaacagacatgaattaatgtaaaaattaattgtacttagctaagaattaaaaaattaaacattacatgattttttcccctcgatattataattattgatttAGTCAGGATAGGAATCAAATCTCATTCTGTTCTTTAAAGTTTGGTGTCTCATTTCTGTTGTACATCATGTTTCTGAAATCCAGCTCTCTTGACTTGACAGTTTAGAATAGGTGATACAGATTTCAGGCAATTTCCatgttagctgcagaactatCTCTATGGTGGGAAAATCGGGGTATCAAGAAAACTAGATACAAGAaaacaagctactgacaaagaagttgatggtacaggggtttcaacagtctcgattgaattcagcatttcacaaattctatggtcgttataacgatctagttcgtcaatacaacctatcattggatcaaatgctgtctgacatgtttcataccgattgttaggccgtttttggcacactgattttgactacggataactccctttacctgatcaggatatagggctcacgtgtgaccggtcgacaggggatgcttactcatcggcacctgatcccacctctggtgtgtgcagGGGTCTGTttgtgcccaactatctattttgtatttcttataggagttatgagattgatcactgttcgttatcttcacctttcatacattaAACGTAATACTTATAAAAACTTTGGATTTGCTGCACTTATCGTTCTGCGCACGGTCGAAAACTTGTATCGGTGTATTCTTGCATCGTCGTctcaattttaatataaaaagatCCTAACACGTGTTCTCATTACACATGTGTCGATATATGCCTCTaaaaggtagctcattacaccacACGTTTATTTAATGATTCTTTAAAACACTTCTTTATTAAGtgtgatttcaaaatcaaaagagTGATACATTAGGGGAatttagttttctgattacaatgttctctgTGATTACATTATTATAATTCGGAACGGGCTTGGTTCAAATCTGAAAAATCGcaattttctgaattttgactatttcattctaattactttgtaaaatatatttctctgatacatgtacatgtatatctgttttCCTAACAGAcatatttttgaagattttatcagTAGATGAAAAAAGTATCAACAAtaaccttttcaattttcatgaatattttttatttgaaaaatcagaAAGTCTGagtcttttaggcatgttttattagatagccctatcatgcaccaaatcacagccatatttggactctagaatctcatttttacaaacaaatcACATTTTTTATCATTGCGGAAAAATCACGAAAATTCAGATGAAATAATTGAGatcttgtatcactctttcgatggtgaaatcatacttcataaggtGTTTTAAAGAACCATAGGTGTAATGAGGTACCTAAAACACTGGGGATATTACTTAGATGTGTGATAGTGACTGTGGGGGTATTACTTAGAacagtgatagtgactgtgggATATTACTTAGAACAGTGATAGTGAGGGTGGGGATATTACTTAGAACAGTGATAGTGACTGAGGTTATTACTTAGatcagtgatagtgactgtTGGGATATTACTTAGAacagtgatagtgactgtgggTATATTATTTAGATCAGTGATAGTGACTATAGGGATATTACTTAGATTagtgatagtgactgtgggGATATTAGATCAGTGATAGTGACTGGGGATATTAGatcagtgatagtgactgtTGGGATATTAGATAACCCAACATACACTTAGCTATGCGAGACCGGGTGTATTGAGCGTTGGTTTAGGTAACTCAGTGTACCCAGGGAGTCGCTATAGAAGGGTATTGTGTGGAAGAATTACGAGAAAGGAGGTTGtggattgattaattgtatcttgcttaacgagaatttttcactcatatggagacgtcaccaagaccggtgatgGGCTTCACACttaggccaatgctcggcgcttacggccattgagcagtgagggttctttagcgtgccacacctactgtgaaccgggtcatccgtttttaaggtcatctccgaggacccgtgacattcacacctgatgccgagcgtttggcgatggaactatcactacccgttttaacgacttgggtttgtcgcggccgggattcgaaagGATGTTGTGGAAATTAATGTCATAGTATTATTAAagttatatatagtgtttgtaataaataaagatttattcggtatataaatacatacaaacatacatacatgaatacctaggataacccatgaaagctccgaaagcttatttccaatggggtccggATGtctgcgctagggggtcatttatgtgggaggaatacggagtacccggaggaaacccacgtgtccaagcgggcgaccgccataccctctcgcATACAaacactgccgatcacgggaatcaaactcgggtcgcagcggtgagaagaaAGAGCGCTATCTctgcgctacccggacaccccTAATAATTGTTTAAATTGCACTATTTACCTGTTTGTTGGAGGTTATTGATGGAACATCTACGTCATAGGTAAATACAGGATTGGATTGGCCAATGGCACTGGTTGGATCCGGCGACAAAGAGAAGGTAACGGTATCTGACATTCCACCATCTGTGAAAGTACTCGATGTGGAAATGGATCTTAACAGCTGGTTAGCTTGTTTAACCTGGGAAGGGGTAGGCGATGTGATGTCATCATCCTCATCGGAGGACGATTCTCGAGCTAAATCAGGCTGACTGCCCATCGCTCCTATCATAGCTATGGAGGCGAAGCTAGACATCCCCGACATCACGCTACTTCTCCGACGTTTACCTGAAGAAAATGACGAATGTTCTCGAGGTTTTACGTAAACTTATAACAAATCGTCAATTTGATTCAAATCAATGTTGTGAGATcgaatttatacatgtagttgcttTTAATTCCTTTATGAAGATATTAGATTACGAAAAATCTATTTTACCCAATGGTGCACAGGCAAATATTTCTGGCTCTGTGGCCCCACGCTTGCGACATAATCCTTGTAACTGACGGAGCTCAATCTAAATGAATAGCCAATAAGAATATTACAATATATGGGGAAAAGAGCAAATAGCttaaattgttatatttgaatatcttCAAATGGTACGAATTAGCTAATTACAAATACCAAAACACACACATTGTTATTTCGGTTTCAAATTCATTTGAACTAAAAGACGATGGGTGTAAGTACCAAAATGTATGCACTTTTAAGGTGGATATACACCTGTAGGTTATGAGAAGCAGTACATATTTTTGAGGGGTCATAAAAGCGGCGGACGGATATAGGTTATGAGAAGCAGTACATATTTTTGAGGGGTCATACAAGCGGCGGACGGATATAGGTTATTAGAAGCAGTACATATTTTTGAGGGGTCATACAAGCGGCGGACGGATATAGGTTATGAGAAGCAGTACATATTTTGTTGGAGGTCATACAAGCACTGGACGGTCTTTACTTACTCTGTATTGTTCTAACTTGTTGTTTAGTTCTTTCCCCCTTTTCACCAGTCGTCTATATTGCTGTTTGATAATTTTAAGTATCACTAAGTCTTTTTCTTTGATCACGAGAACAAAACCTAGAAAAGACAGGAGCAAAACCTAGAAAAGACGGGAACAAAACCTAGAAAAAACAAAACCTAGAAAAGACAGGAACAAAACCTAGAAAAGACGGGAACAAAATCTAGAAAAGAAACTTTGTTTCAGGTCAAAGCAAGAATCTACCACTCATACCAAGCATTCTGATTGGTTTTTATGTAACCTATCAGTGATCTCACATAAAAAGAATCAAATTCAGACGTCACCTGCTCTACTTTAAACgtataaattttatttgttttgccATGGCATATAACACTGTTAATCATGCCAACGCCTACTGGGATACGAAAATaaggtatgtacatgtacggtCTCATTCTgaagacccgtgacatttacTGTTAATATAGGTTTTTCAACGACAGATGTTTGTCGCGGGCGTACAAATACATACTATTGACTATCCTTATAACTCTCCAGGGTAAAATGATAATGAGAATAGTTGCTGCCTCTGATCCTGGTTGAGCCCAGATTCCCTCATAAAACGACAGGTCTAGTATCCAGGACACCGTAACAACGAAAGCGTCAAACACCTGTAACGTAAATGACACTTATTAATAGCTCATCCAAATCTCAGAAGTTTACCACTGTACAGATTGTCAGCACAATATGGGTACAtctccggggggggggggtgtaaaaaataacattaaagctgtatgacccgatgttcatgtattatttttgtacataattactttaaaacagattaattactttacaaagttatcaactttcccttaattatatgcttgaaaacatctgcatataaaagaaaacagtgagaatattatttagaaagtaaatatagtgtggtacatatataaatcatccggaaaacctcgggcctttcacccAAAGCACGGTGTATTCAgtgaaaggcccgaggtgttACAGATaacgcataaattatacagtgttagacgtctataaatagcccacgcgcatcaggggaatcccaacaactcagacgcaactgtctagttttaaggcagaaagagcataaaacaacgaattactaagaggcatttgataattttatttctattaaacttacggcacagtactgttgtaacaaaatgcacaactttacacagataaaaccaccgatgatctgaaagtttgaactggtcacgtgactgtcacttgaaatggcagtgacgcggttgtttgtaaacaccgatttagaattgaataattttggttgaaacaggtgaaataatgtattaCATGCCATACAGactcataactacatacatgCGATGATTCAATAgtgtttttacgagatggaaaacaatgttgtaattcggaccatacagctttaagagaAATTTCTTTACGGccagaggttagagcgttcgacCCGCAtacggaaggccggggttcgaatcccgcccgCGACAGACCTAATCGATTatacaggtagtgacagttccatcgccaaacgcttggcatcaggtgtgaatgtcacgggtcctcggagatgaccttaaaaatggatgacccgtgtcacagtaggtgtggcatgttaaagaaccctcactgctcaatggctgtaagcgccgagcataggcctaagtgtgaagcccttcaccggtcttggtgacgtgtccatatgagtgaaaaattctcgaacgagacgttaagcaagagacaatcaatcaatccacaaCATCCtttctcgtggggatccgggttagaatagattcgcagtaccccttgcttgtcgtaggcgactaaatggggtggtccattggatgaaaccgcaaaaaccgaggtcctgtgtcacaacaggtgtggcatgataaagatccctccctgctcaaaggccgtaagcgccgagcataggcctaaatcttAGTCCAAAGTGTGACTTTGCAGGATCTCCCTAACACATGttgcattttttaaagtattacGCTCTTAAATTTTCAGTAGCGTGCTTTAAACTATTTCACGATCCATTCATGGTCAATATAAACGGATTTTGgcgcgtgctgaaattggttggttcatggaggaaaatgcgatttgtaatataaaatttaGTTTCTTAGATCATGCACGGACAAATTTATGTCTACAGACGGAGGAACGGACATACTGATTCCAACATACCACTCCATCCCCACCCCCTTCGTTTGTGGGTGTATAATACGCAtgtaatatacactgtaaatacgtttgtagattttaGTTACAGCTTCTAAATGATTGTACCGTTGATCATTTTCgtgttttatataatttttgtatttgacgATGATCTTGTATCCacgttgtggatccgacacttacAGGTGTCAGGTGTTGTTGAAATCTAGTGATACATGAAAACCAGCTTTTATTCGCGCGTGAGAACATCATCTTCGCAAATAGGTCTCGCCGCAAAGAAGTCCATTAATGTCACTCGTATTGATTGTCTCAGACAGGTCGTGTATATTACTCACCGCGAACCAGTTCATCAGTGGTAAATCTCGAAGTGATAATtatgtccccttcaaagaagaggggcatattgctttgcacctgtcggtctgtagaccacatgttgtccgcccatatcttgagaaccattcacttaatcgtaatgatatttcatatgtgggttggttatgagcaGAAGAGGActcctattgtttttcaggtcaagggtcaatctactcttgacataggaagacattttccgttcaatatcttgagaaccctctgcttgacagacatcaaacttggtacactggtacatcctaaggagtagatgacccttttgattttgaggtcatatggttaagggtcaaactgggcataggaatataatgaCCACTCAATgactagagaaccctttgcttgatatacatcaaacttggtacactggtacatcttcaggagaagatgacccctattgattttgaggtcctAAGGccaaggatcaaactggacataggaatatactgtccgctcaatatcttgagaaccctttgcttgaaagacaccAACCTTGGTTCACTGGTACATTTTCCGGAGAAGATggccccattgattttgaggtcacatggtaaaaggttcaaactggacataggaattaCTGTccgcccaatatcttgagaactctttgctcgACAGCCATCAAACttcgtacactggtacatcttcagaagatgacccctattgattttgagatccaaaggtcaagggttaaactggacataggaatatactgtccgctcaatatcttgagaaccctttgcttgaaagacatcaaacttggtacactggtacatcttcaaaagaagacccctattgattttagggtCAAGGGTTAGACTGGACGTAGTAATATattatttcctatattttaagaattaattgattgattgacaccaaacttggtatactggtacatcaTTGGGAGTAGATGACGCCTAAAGATTTTTAGGttacatggtcaatccactcttgacataggaagatattgtctgctcaatattttgaattggcgATACTACTAtgaattaaatgatgcatgtgtataacctttttcaattttgcactaTGAGGGCATATATCTTtaacaaacatctcttgtttttcatttacgTTACCTCCAGTCTGTGATTGAGGAAGTGGCTTCCCATGGCAAATATTTTTAGGAAAGtctgaaaataattgaatattaatTACATATAGTATATCCGTAGTCAATAAACGTCACATTAGAtgacagacattgatatattAGCATTCTTTGATTTCgcataattttatgaaataatattaATCAGGTTCAGGAACTTCAGCTTGACAGCTAAATGTTGTAATTGAATTGACTGACTGTTCATAAATTCCTCTGATTATATATAtacggtcgtcatatttcccatacaaagtctataacctttttattttatactttcaatttcatttagaaactaacaataatttactttttacaatttctttattggtttaactgagtgaaagatgaaaaacacgaaaaatttgaaaattaacgacgtagtaatttgcttgtgtattgattgtgaagtaatgtttgcgggccggaatgtttccgggcatatatcgtgtgatatatgcccgcaaacttttaaagaaaaaagaagagatgaaattgaaagtatataataattctTCTGACAAGACCTTTATTTTGATAGCAAACATTTTGATCTGATGACCTTGGGGTTCGacatacttttgaaaaactttaaccttcgCCATAACCTTTGGATGCTTAGTGTAAGggctttaatttttttcatgtgtatttattttgacaagacctttcttttagtACAAGAAATACTTTTTTGTCATACAGGGCATCAGTATCTTGTTTGTTTGCATGATGTTTGACGTCTCAattagaatttttcactgatattgtTTACACATGTTGACTTAACCAGGTGTAGGTGAATTGCCACAAATTATGGTTCATGTATTGTGATCAAGGTCGTATTAGTGAGTGTTCTTGCCcgtaacacgggacctctgattttaaggtcaaatcc contains:
- the LOC125646704 gene encoding uncharacterized protein LOC125646704 isoform X2, producing MMTLNNNEKENSEPVPNGQITQGNPKKLKKTKRCRKRLSQLLHTHVVLITVCVLSALDAGCVLGQIICDILIMSEKLHTSDTLKGEALEVLMKVCPEANYSTPHAHSPTLEEVMQSVKKHSCYATNTSTNHIHNGHHRVVFQNEFASRQMEHHRSRRAASASDGHAHTEHTLLEHLTHAFHLGSLVILSLLVFETFLKIFAMGSHFLNHRLEVFDAFVVTVSWILDLSFYEGIWAQPGSEAATILIIILPWRVIRIVNSFVLVIKEKDLVILKIIKQQYRRLVKRGKELNNKLEQYRIELRQLQGLCRKRGATEPEIFACAPLGKRRRSSVMSGMSSFASIAMIGAMGSQPDLARESSSDEDDDITSPTPSQVKQANQLLRSISTSSTFTDGGMSDTVTFSLSPDPTSAIGQSNPVFTYDVDVPSITSNKQGDSTKL
- the LOC125646704 gene encoding uncharacterized protein LOC125646704 isoform X1; amino-acid sequence: MGHGALQHENVFPTNGNITNVFKIRRDQTGEIKRKLKIKKKTKAQRCRKRLSQLLHTHVVLITVCVLSALDAGCVLGQIICDILIMSEKLHTSDTLKGEALEVLMKVCPEANYSTPHAHSPTLEEVMQSVKKHSCYATNTSTNHIHNGHHRVVFQNEFASRQMEHHRSRRAASASDGHAHTEHTLLEHLTHAFHLGSLVILSLLVFETFLKIFAMGSHFLNHRLEVFDAFVVTVSWILDLSFYEGIWAQPGSEAATILIIILPWRVIRIVNSFVLVIKEKDLVILKIIKQQYRRLVKRGKELNNKLEQYRIELRQLQGLCRKRGATEPEIFACAPLGKRRRSSVMSGMSSFASIAMIGAMGSQPDLARESSSDEDDDITSPTPSQVKQANQLLRSISTSSTFTDGGMSDTVTFSLSPDPTSAIGQSNPVFTYDVDVPSITSNKQGDSTKL